One genomic window of Mesotoga infera includes the following:
- a CDS encoding ABC transporter permease has protein sequence MKVYFLKRFLELIPIFFAISIIIFVIMNSMPGDPLLQMRMQNPRVMTNDPERMRELREYYHLDDPLPVKYFTWLKSVMTGDLGYSSMYKTPAIDLITSRLPNTLILTITAWLIGLVVALPIGILSAVKKYSAFDYTTTVFAFIGISLPGFWFALIAIIIFSVSLGWFPVSGMATYGITGSWNIFIDRLRHLVLPAFVLGLVQVASWVRYIRTSLLEVLDQDYVRTAYAKGVPDRKVIIKHALKNAMIPIITIIALDIPYFFGGALIIETVFSWPGMGRLMYNAVISSDYNLAISCLMFLAIITLISNLVADFLYVMVDPRIRMGRKGA, from the coding sequence GTGAAAGTCTATTTCCTGAAACGCTTTCTGGAGCTCATTCCAATATTTTTCGCAATCTCGATAATCATCTTCGTAATTATGAACTCTATGCCCGGCGATCCTCTCTTGCAGATGAGAATGCAGAATCCAAGGGTAATGACTAACGATCCTGAAAGGATGAGGGAGCTTAGAGAGTATTATCATCTTGACGATCCGCTTCCTGTCAAATACTTCACATGGCTGAAGAGTGTCATGACCGGAGATTTGGGATATTCCAGTATGTACAAAACGCCAGCAATTGATCTCATAACTTCTCGCCTGCCAAATACCCTTATTCTAACCATTACGGCCTGGCTTATAGGGCTTGTGGTCGCTCTTCCGATAGGAATACTCTCGGCAGTCAAGAAGTATTCGGCTTTCGACTACACAACAACTGTGTTTGCCTTCATAGGTATCTCTTTGCCCGGATTCTGGTTTGCATTAATTGCGATCATAATTTTCAGTGTTAGTCTTGGTTGGTTTCCCGTATCTGGGATGGCAACTTATGGCATCACTGGCTCATGGAATATCTTTATTGATAGACTGAGACACCTCGTCCTCCCGGCTTTTGTGCTGGGATTAGTTCAGGTTGCTTCGTGGGTGCGATACATAAGAACATCACTTCTGGAAGTTCTTGATCAGGATTACGTTAGAACTGCGTATGCAAAAGGGGTTCCCGATAGAAAGGTTATAATCAAACACGCTCTGAAGAACGCGATGATACCTATTATTACAATAATCGCGCTCGATATCCCTTACTTTTTCGGTGGAGCGTTGATCATCGAGACGGTCTTTTCCTGGCCGGGAATGGGTAGACTTATGTACAATGCAGTGATATCGAGCGATTACAATCTGGCGATCAGTTGTTTGATGTTTCTGGCCATCATAACCCTTATTTCAAATCTCGTTGCTGACTTCCTGTATGTGATGGTTGATCCCAGAATCAGGATGGGCAGGAAGGGAGCTTAG
- a CDS encoding ABC transporter permease: protein MPKFLYRRKLDEIEGKSRPVHINSYRQLVWAKFKSHKLAMFGAFVLVGVILFTVFGPLFVDVGYEDMDFSYLFSPPFTEGHPFGTDELGHDVLVRVMYGGRISLFVGLASAVITTLIGTVVGLLSGFYGGLVDRLLMRFVDVMLSIPMFPILITLTLVFGSGIMNIILVLTVFGWMGVSRLVRGLVLSIRETEYVMSARAMGVKNGRIILRHVLPNVIPIVIVSATLNMSYAILAESSLSYLGLGIQPPMPSWGNMLQRAMNYILGTTTGVNPWWLTVFPGFFIFITVLNVNFLGDGLRDALDPKFVSES from the coding sequence ATGCCAAAATTCCTCTACAGAAGGAAACTCGATGAAATCGAAGGCAAATCGCGGCCGGTTCATATAAATAGCTACAGGCAGTTGGTGTGGGCGAAGTTCAAGAGTCACAAACTTGCCATGTTCGGCGCATTTGTGCTCGTTGGTGTGATTCTATTCACCGTATTTGGTCCGCTTTTCGTCGATGTTGGATATGAAGATATGGATTTCTCTTATCTCTTCTCGCCGCCGTTTACAGAGGGTCATCCTTTTGGGACAGACGAACTGGGTCATGATGTGCTGGTTAGAGTAATGTACGGTGGAAGAATTTCTCTATTTGTCGGGTTAGCCTCTGCGGTGATAACCACCCTAATCGGAACAGTTGTCGGACTGCTTTCTGGCTTCTATGGAGGCCTTGTTGACAGGCTGTTAATGAGATTTGTCGATGTAATGCTTTCTATACCGATGTTCCCTATCTTGATAACTCTTACCCTTGTCTTTGGTTCGGGAATCATGAATATCATTTTGGTTCTGACAGTTTTCGGCTGGATGGGTGTTTCCAGATTGGTCAGGGGACTAGTGCTTTCAATAAGAGAGACAGAGTACGTAATGTCTGCAAGAGCTATGGGAGTGAAAAACGGGAGAATAATCCTCCGACACGTTCTTCCTAACGTTATACCGATAGTGATTGTCTCTGCGACGCTTAACATGTCGTATGCAATACTTGCAGAGTCATCTTTGAGTTATCTCGGACTTGGCATTCAGCCTCCCATGCCGTCTTGGGGCAATATGCTTCAGAGAGCTATGAATTACATACTTGGCACAACTACTGGGGTAAATCCGTGGTGGCTTACCGTCTTCCCAGGATTCTTCATTTTCATAACAGTACTGAACGTGAACTTTCTTGGAGATGGACTTAGAGATGCTCTGGATCCTAAATTTGTGAGTGAGAGTTGA
- a CDS encoding ABC transporter ATP-binding protein: MERILEVDNLKISFKTQLGRITPLDGVSFGLSKGETLGIVGESGCGKTITAFSIMRLLPKNAFLGEDTRIAFRGKDISTLGKEELQKIRGKSISMVFQEPMTSLNPLYTIGWQISEVYRLHEGLNEEEAMTRSVEMLRLVGIPEPQKRVKEFPHQLSGGMRQRVMIAMALACSPELLIADEPTTALDVTIQAQVLELMNELKDRFSTATIIITHDLGVIAEMCDRVLVMYAGQIVESGDIFDIFDRPMHPYTKGLINSIPKIEISKKDQKKLSVIDGYVPHPSSFPDGCRFRPRCPMAFKKCLEKPPMIESEAHHSVRCWLFEGDDV; the protein is encoded by the coding sequence ATGGAAAGAATACTCGAAGTTGACAACTTGAAGATTTCCTTTAAAACTCAGCTTGGAAGAATAACGCCTCTGGACGGGGTTTCGTTTGGTCTATCAAAGGGAGAGACTCTAGGAATCGTGGGGGAATCTGGCTGTGGCAAGACAATCACTGCTTTCTCAATAATGAGATTGCTACCAAAGAACGCCTTTCTCGGTGAAGATACAAGAATTGCTTTCAGAGGGAAGGACATTTCAACGCTCGGCAAGGAAGAACTTCAGAAGATTAGGGGCAAGTCGATATCAATGGTGTTTCAGGAACCCATGACATCTTTGAATCCCCTCTACACGATCGGATGGCAGATTTCCGAAGTATATAGACTGCACGAAGGTCTAAATGAGGAGGAGGCAATGACGAGAAGCGTGGAAATGCTCCGGCTTGTCGGGATTCCAGAACCCCAGAAGAGAGTAAAGGAGTTTCCTCATCAATTGTCGGGAGGAATGAGGCAGAGAGTAATGATTGCTATGGCGCTCGCTTGCAGTCCGGAGCTGCTCATTGCTGACGAACCGACTACAGCGCTTGACGTAACTATTCAGGCTCAGGTTCTTGAACTAATGAACGAGCTGAAGGATAGGTTTAGCACAGCCACGATAATCATAACGCACGATCTGGGAGTAATCGCCGAAATGTGTGATAGAGTCCTCGTGATGTACGCAGGACAGATTGTTGAGAGCGGGGACATATTTGACATCTTCGACAGACCCATGCATCCTTATACAAAGGGCCTGATTAACTCAATACCAAAGATTGAGATTTCCAAGAAAGATCAGAAGAAGTTGAGCGTAATAGATGGTTATGTCCCCCATCCTTCGAGTTTTCCCGATGGCTGCAGATTCAGGCCGCGTTGCCCGATGGCATTCAAGAAATGCCTTGAGAAACCTCCGATGATTGAATCCGAAGCCCATCATTCAGTTCGTTGTTGGCTATTTGAAGGGGATGATGTATGA
- a CDS encoding ATP-binding cassette domain-containing protein, translating to MEISPMVEIKNLKKWFPIKSGFRSKSNLKAVDGVDLHIYRGETLGLVGESGCGKTTIGRTLIKIYQPTDGEFLYRGEGSHEGEVDIFSLSESKMRPFRREIQMVFQDPYASLNPRITVHDIIAEGLRVHSLGKSREERKSMIAEVLEKVGLRPEYMYRYPHEFSGGQRQRIGIARSMILNPGLVICDEPVSALDVSVQAQVINLLEDLKHDFGLTYLFIAHDLAVVKHICDRISVMYLGKIVETSETDQLFDNPLHPYTRGLLSSIPVPNPHMRKTGKREIVKGDIPSPVDPPETCRFVKRCPKAFDRCWKESPSLKEVSEGHFVSCFLYDE from the coding sequence ATGGAGATTTCCCCAATGGTTGAGATCAAAAATCTGAAGAAATGGTTCCCCATAAAGAGCGGGTTCAGGTCTAAGTCCAATCTGAAGGCGGTGGATGGGGTTGATCTGCATATTTACAGGGGCGAGACTCTGGGGCTGGTTGGAGAATCGGGTTGCGGCAAGACGACTATAGGAAGGACTCTCATCAAGATCTACCAGCCAACAGATGGGGAGTTCCTCTACAGAGGAGAAGGTTCTCATGAAGGTGAGGTCGACATATTTTCTCTCTCGGAATCGAAAATGAGGCCTTTCAGGAGAGAGATACAGATGGTGTTCCAGGATCCTTACGCTTCCCTCAACCCTCGAATCACTGTTCACGACATAATTGCCGAAGGCCTGAGAGTGCATTCGTTGGGCAAGAGCAGAGAAGAGAGAAAGTCAATGATAGCGGAGGTTCTTGAGAAGGTCGGCCTAAGGCCAGAATATATGTACCGATACCCTCATGAATTCTCAGGTGGACAGAGACAGAGAATTGGGATAGCGAGGTCTATGATCTTGAATCCGGGTCTGGTCATATGTGATGAGCCGGTGTCGGCTCTTGATGTATCCGTCCAGGCTCAGGTAATAAACCTCCTTGAGGATTTGAAACACGACTTCGGTCTCACATATCTTTTCATTGCGCACGATCTGGCGGTTGTGAAGCATATTTGTGACAGGATATCGGTTATGTATCTTGGAAAGATTGTTGAAACCTCTGAAACCGACCAGCTGTTTGATAATCCTCTTCATCCTTACACGCGCGGATTGCTTTCATCGATTCCCGTTCCGAATCCTCACATGAGAAAGACCGGAAAGAGGGAGATCGTGAAAGGAGACATTCCCTCTCCCGTTGATCCGCCTGAAACTTGCAGATTCGTAAAGAGATGTCCTAAGGCCTTCGACAGGTGCTGGAAAGAAAGTCCTTCACTGAAGGAAGTAAGCGAGGGACACTTCGTCTCGTGCTTTCTCTACGATGAATAG
- a CDS encoding DUF3887 domain-containing protein: MRRIVSVGVFAFLVFTMLFGSEVLADRYLQFFLRGNYHLAYEMQSLRAKTLYTVESMSQEFQQLGEEYGEYLFIFSTETSEIRGFTVFIFHAQFERGFIDFNVVVDDQGRIDTFLVQPTLQTGAIAEYIDTSKFDEFEITIGEDRNRLPAVITVPKEIDKYPLVILIHDSGAMDRDSTIGPNKPFRQIAWGLATQGVAVLRYDKRSFVFGERLSQTSPSIETEVIEDVINAITAASRIPSVSSIFLAGHGLGGRVAPAIAARDSRVDGIILLATPARKELQVIIDKQKYIGSLYEEESGQRTKLLTDYLQTALDGKLPPGAPVLAATAGYYYELDRMNPIEIVRELEIPVLIVQGDADFESTVQDYIMFMNALWTRLNVYFQLLPGLDHYFMPVKGEMSTPDYYYEFRHVDIQLIDAMFPWIYVFD; encoded by the coding sequence TTGAGGAGAATAGTATCAGTCGGGGTTTTTGCCTTTCTGGTTTTCACAATGCTCTTTGGATCCGAGGTACTTGCTGACAGGTATCTTCAGTTTTTCTTGCGAGGAAACTATCATCTAGCTTATGAGATGCAAAGTCTGAGGGCGAAAACTCTCTATACAGTCGAAAGCATGAGTCAGGAATTTCAACAGCTCGGAGAGGAATACGGCGAATATCTCTTCATTTTCTCAACCGAGACTAGCGAGATAAGAGGATTCACAGTATTCATCTTTCATGCTCAGTTTGAGAGAGGGTTTATCGACTTCAACGTAGTGGTTGATGATCAAGGCAGAATTGACACATTTCTAGTTCAGCCGACACTGCAAACTGGAGCAATTGCCGAGTACATCGACACTAGCAAATTCGATGAATTTGAAATCACGATTGGAGAGGATAGGAACCGGCTTCCCGCAGTAATTACCGTCCCCAAGGAGATTGACAAGTATCCGCTTGTAATTCTCATACATGATTCAGGAGCTATGGACAGAGATTCTACAATTGGACCAAACAAACCGTTCAGGCAGATAGCCTGGGGGCTGGCGACTCAAGGTGTGGCCGTCCTAAGGTATGATAAGAGATCCTTTGTTTTCGGAGAGCGGCTATCTCAAACCTCTCCCAGCATCGAGACAGAAGTGATTGAAGATGTCATCAATGCGATAACCGCCGCATCGAGAATACCCTCAGTTTCATCCATATTTCTTGCGGGACATGGACTTGGAGGAAGAGTTGCCCCAGCAATCGCCGCCAGAGACTCCAGGGTAGATGGAATTATCCTACTGGCTACGCCTGCCAGGAAAGAGCTGCAAGTAATAATCGACAAACAGAAATACATTGGATCGCTTTATGAAGAAGAAAGCGGACAGCGGACCAAACTCCTCACCGACTACCTGCAGACAGCTCTTGACGGGAAGCTGCCTCCAGGCGCCCCCGTCCTGGCAGCAACAGCCGGATATTATTATGAGCTTGACAGAATGAATCCTATTGAAATTGTAAGAGAACTGGAGATCCCCGTGCTTATTGTTCAGGGCGATGCCGATTTCGAATCGACGGTCCAAGACTACATAATGTTCATGAACGCACTGTGGACTCGATTGAATGTTTATTTTCAGCTGCTGCCCGGTCTTGACCACTATTTTATGCCCGTGAAGGGTGAGATGTCAACACCCGACTATTATTACGAGTTCCGGCATGTTGATATCCAGCTCATTGACGCCATGTTTCCCTGGATCTACGTTTTTGATTGA
- a CDS encoding ABC transporter permease: MFRDALIIFRKELKNIFKDARTIFAVLILPMLIMPVIFLVMNTVSTSQTRTYENTVYKLKIVNLPDGRFLSFLDQMMPFEIDDNLSEESVRNQENSIMVEFPADAAERVRSGEKIDARLFYNSTSKGSSYGAQIVQNALSSYSSLLLSEKLLEHGLTLEDLNLVSVEKRDVAPEESQGTELLATLIPYFLLIYIFAGSMNIGLDTTAGEKERGSMPVLLVNQVSRSSIAAGKILYVMTIAILNSIFTFIGLIIAFKVGGPAFGGGELNFSSLSAATLFGLFITLVTMSGLAAALIVLLGSLARNMKEGSGYVMPIYIMAIVLGVATMQMESPDNPLLYLIPFMNSIFVMKDIITASFVVSRFSLMLVSNLVYVSLFIYFLTRVFNSEKIMDSSGA; this comes from the coding sequence TTGTTTAGGGATGCTCTAATTATCTTTCGAAAGGAACTCAAGAATATATTCAAGGATGCAAGGACTATCTTCGCAGTTCTAATTCTGCCGATGTTGATCATGCCAGTGATCTTCCTCGTAATGAACACAGTGTCTACATCCCAAACCAGAACTTACGAGAACACAGTCTACAAGCTGAAGATAGTCAATTTGCCCGATGGGAGGTTCTTGAGTTTTCTAGATCAGATGATGCCGTTTGAAATTGACGATAACCTGAGCGAAGAATCGGTCAGAAACCAGGAGAACTCAATCATGGTCGAGTTTCCCGCAGATGCCGCGGAAAGAGTCCGTAGTGGAGAGAAGATAGATGCCCGTCTCTTCTACAATTCGACTTCAAAAGGTTCTTCGTATGGAGCTCAAATAGTTCAGAATGCCCTGTCATCATATTCATCTCTGCTTCTTTCGGAAAAGCTTCTCGAACATGGATTGACACTCGAAGATCTCAATCTCGTGAGCGTAGAGAAAAGAGATGTTGCACCGGAAGAATCACAGGGAACAGAGCTGCTGGCCACATTGATCCCGTATTTCCTGCTCATTTACATCTTCGCCGGATCCATGAACATAGGCCTCGATACAACTGCGGGCGAAAAAGAGAGAGGAAGCATGCCTGTGCTGCTTGTTAATCAGGTGTCGAGATCATCAATTGCAGCAGGGAAGATTCTGTATGTAATGACTATTGCGATCTTGAACAGCATATTCACTTTCATCGGCCTGATAATCGCTTTTAAAGTTGGAGGCCCTGCATTCGGGGGAGGCGAGCTCAATTTCTCATCTCTGTCGGCCGCAACTCTCTTCGGTTTATTCATTACACTGGTGACAATGTCCGGGCTCGCAGCCGCCTTAATTGTTCTCCTTGGCTCCTTAGCAAGGAATATGAAAGAGGGAAGCGGGTACGTAATGCCCATATATATTATGGCAATAGTACTGGGAGTTGCAACTATGCAGATGGAATCTCCAGATAATCCCCTCCTTTACCTGATTCCTTTCATGAACTCAATCTTCGTCATGAAAGATATCATTACCGCCAGTTTTGTCGTTTCGAGATTCTCTCTCATGCTTGTGAGCAACCTCGTTTATGTATCATTGTTCATCTACTTTCTTACCAGAGTCTTCAATAGCGAGAAGATCATGGACAGTTCGGGAGCTTAA
- a CDS encoding ATP-binding cassette domain-containing protein, with protein MVKVERITKTFDSRRKKVVAVDSLSFSAESKSIYGLLGPNGAGKTTTLRIISTLLKPDRGKTSVMGFDSVVQPTEVRKRIGFLTSDMKLSGNLTPKELLRFYGELSHMSDTDISKQTKELSEYLDMNDFLDKRIGKLSTGMKQKAAIAVSLIHDPEVIIFDEPTNGLDILTARTVTDFLKDYRDQGKTIIISTHIMSVAEKLCNRVGIIFKGRLVADDTLEGLYEKFGEDNLEDVFFKIADREGVIEIV; from the coding sequence TGAGAGAATCACAAAAACTTTCGATAGTCGAAGAAAAAAAGTGGTCGCAGTCGATTCACTGAGCTTTTCCGCTGAGTCGAAAAGCATTTATGGCCTTCTCGGCCCAAATGGTGCAGGAAAGACGACAACTCTCAGGATTATCTCAACTCTTCTCAAGCCGGACAGAGGAAAGACAAGCGTAATGGGATTCGACTCTGTAGTACAGCCCACGGAAGTTCGGAAGAGAATAGGTTTCCTTACAAGCGATATGAAACTATCGGGAAACCTTACGCCAAAGGAACTGCTCAGATTCTACGGCGAACTCAGTCATATGAGTGACACAGATATCTCTAAACAGACAAAGGAACTATCAGAATATCTGGATATGAATGACTTCCTTGACAAGAGAATCGGGAAGCTCTCTACAGGAATGAAGCAAAAGGCTGCGATCGCAGTCAGTCTTATTCATGATCCCGAAGTCATAATCTTTGATGAACCCACAAACGGTCTGGACATCCTTACGGCAAGAACTGTTACCGACTTTCTCAAAGATTATCGCGACCAGGGAAAGACGATAATTATCTCCACTCACATCATGTCTGTTGCCGAAAAGCTTTGCAATAGAGTTGGAATTATCTTCAAAGGCAGGCTTGTTGCAGACGACACTCTTGAAGGGCTTTATGAGAAGTTTGGGGAAGACAATCTTGAAGACGTGTTCTTTAAGATTGCTGATAGAGAAGGGGTGATCGAGATTGTTTAG